From the Lepisosteus oculatus isolate fLepOcu1 chromosome 1, fLepOcu1.hap2, whole genome shotgun sequence genome, one window contains:
- the LOC102696963 gene encoding alcohol dehydrogenase 1-like, whose protein sequence is MDTAGKIIKCKAAVAWEPNKPLSIEEIEVAPPQAHEVRIKVVATGVCHTDLYFLYEGNQKEGFPTVLGHEGAGIVESVGPGVTKFKAGDKVIPLFVSQCGKCKFCVNPKTNLCENSWSNERYQVMSDPTTRFSCKGKPILQFMGTSTFSEYTVVKDIAVAKIHNSAPLDKVCLLGCGISTGYGAALNTAKVEPGSSCAVFGLGAVGLAAVMGCKAAGASRIIAVDINKDKFEKAKVFGATEFVNPKDHSKPIQEVLAEMTKGGVDFSFECVGNVSVMRSALESCVKGWGVSVLVGWTDKHDFSARPIQLISGRTWKGTFFGGWKSVESVPKLVEDYMAKRMKLDEFVSHNMPLDRVNEAFDLMTSGKSIRTVLNM, encoded by the exons ATGGACACCGCTGGAAAG ATTATTAAGTGCAAAGCAGCAGTTGCCTGGGAGCCGAACAAACCATTATCAATTGAAGAGATTGAAGTAGCTCCTCCCCAAGCCCATGAAGTCCGTATCAAG GTTGTTGCCACTGGAGTGTGTCACACTGACCTCTACTTCCTGTATGAGGGCAACCAAAAAGAGGGCTTCCCGACAGTTCTGGGTCATGAAGGAGCTGGAATTGTGGAAAGCGTGGGCCCAGGAGTGACCAAGTTCAAAGCAG GTGACAAAGTCATCCCTCTATTTGTTTCCCAGTGTGGAAAATGCAAGTTTTGCGTGAATCCCAAAACCAACCTTTGTGAGAATAGCTG GTCGAATGAGAGGTACCAGGTGATGTCTGACCCCACCACCAGGTTCTCCTGTAAGGGGAAGCCCATCCTCCAGTTCATGGGTACCAGCACCTTCTCTGAGTACACGGTGGTGAAGGACATTGCTGTCGCCAAGATTCATAACTCTGCCCCCCTGGACAAGGTGTGCCTGCTGGGCTGTGGCATCTCCACTGGGTATGGAGCAGCCCTCAACACCGCCAAG GTAGAGCCCGGCTCCAGCTGTGCGGTGTTCGGCCTGGGAGCTGTGGGTCTGGCTGCTGTGATGGGCTGTAAGGCTGCCGGAGCCTCTCGGATCATTGCAGTCGACATCAACAAGGACAAGTTTGAGAAGGCCAAGGTGTTCGGCGCCACTGAGTTTGTCAACCCTAAGGACCACAGCAAACCCATCCAGGAGGTCCTGGCTGAGATGACCAAAGGAGGAGTGGACTTCTCCTTCGAGTGTGTTGGGAACGTCTCTGTCATG AGAAGTGCCCTTGAGTCTTGTGTAAAAGGCTGGGGGGTCAGTGTCCTTGTGGGGTGGACAGACAAACATGACTTTTCTGCTCGGCCGATACAGCTGATATCTGGGCGCACTTGGAAGGGGACATTTTTTGGAG GCTGGAAGAGTGTGGAGAGCGTGCCCAAGCTGGTGGAGGATTACATGGCAAAGAGAATGAAGCTGGACGAGTTTGTGAGCCACAATATGCCCTTGGACAGAGTGAATGAAGCCTTTGACCTCATGACCAGTGGGAAAAG CATTCGCACAGTTTTGAACATGTAA